In Cyanobium sp. WAJ14-Wanaka, a single genomic region encodes these proteins:
- a CDS encoding DNA topoisomerase (ATP-hydrolyzing) subunit A has product MAEERIQPIALHQEMQRSYLEYAMSVIVGRALPDVRDGLKPVQRRILFAMHELGLTPDRPYRKCARVVGDVLGKYHPHGDQAVYDALVRLVQTFASRHPLLDGHGNFGSVDDDPPAAMRYTETRLAPIANEGMLDEISSDTVDFAPNFDSSQQEPTVLPAQLPFLLLNGCTGIAVGMATSIPPHNLGEVVDALIALIRKPDLSDEKLLELVPGPDFPTGGEVLIGSGLRETYLGGRGSIPMRGVAHIEEIQMGKGRHKRSAVVITELPYQLSKAGWIEKLADQVNEGKIGGISDIRDESDRDGMRVVVELRRDASPEAVLADLQRRTALQSNFGAILLALVNGQPVQLSLRRMLQHFLEYRELTILRRTRHALKRCEDRLEVVEGLLKALRALKQVIEMITAAADAASAKASLQVHLDLSERQADAVLAMPLRRLTGLEQESLRKEAEELGLERKELRHLLDNREVLLDTLVSELKALKKRFSTPRRTRLVEGGDELVAQRAAAVRPNAELQRQQAFAALASESRLLIQADGAVKIVSPQMLGRMHLEEVSPLGDNPSPAQLIYPIAQQPLLLAFSESGRVALLRWEFAGQLNGSLEKFLPDSMEGERVVQVVPLPTETSSSIGLLSSDGRFKRLSLEDFQELSGRAATVLKLKEGVCLQRAVVCRENSDLVVASSTGRVLRLEVNEGNLPLMGRAAQGPTLMRLLPGEAVVGAACVGKSSENSLSSLVLATSYGQIKRLNLDDCRICQRGDLGQIGLRFEQRGDQLVDLCGASFGLISAVVSETRNIRLKPDEIEAQDTAGSGDNMGLKAGEHLQRLVPLLTI; this is encoded by the coding sequence ATGGCCGAAGAACGGATCCAACCGATAGCCCTGCATCAGGAGATGCAGCGCTCCTACCTCGAATACGCGATGAGCGTGATCGTGGGTCGGGCCCTGCCCGATGTACGCGATGGCCTCAAGCCCGTACAGAGGCGGATCCTGTTTGCGATGCATGAGCTGGGCCTGACCCCAGATCGCCCCTACCGCAAGTGCGCCCGGGTGGTGGGCGACGTGCTTGGCAAATATCACCCCCACGGCGACCAGGCCGTCTATGACGCCCTTGTACGGCTGGTACAGACCTTCGCCAGCCGCCATCCCCTGCTGGATGGCCACGGCAACTTCGGCTCGGTCGATGACGACCCCCCGGCCGCCATGCGATACACCGAAACCCGGCTGGCCCCGATCGCCAACGAGGGGATGCTCGATGAAATCAGCAGCGACACGGTTGATTTCGCCCCCAACTTCGACAGCTCCCAACAGGAACCCACGGTGCTGCCGGCCCAGCTGCCATTCCTGCTGCTGAATGGCTGCACCGGAATCGCCGTGGGCATGGCCACCAGCATTCCGCCCCACAACCTCGGCGAAGTGGTGGATGCCCTGATTGCCCTAATCCGCAAACCGGACCTAAGCGATGAAAAGCTGCTGGAACTGGTGCCCGGACCCGACTTTCCCACCGGTGGTGAGGTGCTTATTGGCAGCGGCCTGCGCGAGACCTACCTGGGCGGCCGGGGCAGCATTCCCATGCGCGGTGTTGCCCACATTGAAGAAATCCAAATGGGCAAGGGCCGCCACAAACGCTCTGCGGTGGTGATCACTGAACTTCCCTACCAACTCAGCAAAGCTGGCTGGATTGAAAAATTGGCCGACCAGGTCAATGAGGGCAAGATCGGCGGCATTTCAGACATTCGCGATGAAAGCGATCGCGACGGCATGAGGGTAGTGGTGGAGTTGCGTCGGGATGCAAGTCCGGAAGCGGTGCTGGCCGATCTGCAACGGCGCACTGCCCTCCAGAGCAATTTCGGAGCAATTCTGCTGGCCCTGGTGAACGGCCAACCGGTGCAGCTGAGCCTGCGCCGCATGCTCCAGCACTTCCTCGAATACCGGGAACTGACAATCCTGCGCCGCACCCGCCATGCCCTAAAGCGCTGTGAGGACAGGCTTGAGGTGGTGGAGGGGCTGCTGAAGGCCCTCCGGGCCCTGAAACAGGTAATTGAAATGATCACCGCCGCCGCCGATGCGGCCAGCGCCAAGGCAAGCCTGCAGGTGCACCTGGATCTGAGCGAACGCCAGGCCGATGCCGTTTTGGCGATGCCCCTGCGCAGGCTCACCGGCCTTGAGCAAGAAAGCCTGCGCAAGGAGGCGGAAGAACTGGGACTTGAGCGCAAGGAACTGCGCCATCTGCTCGATAACCGGGAGGTCCTGCTGGACACCCTGGTAAGCGAACTGAAAGCCCTAAAAAAACGCTTTTCCACGCCCCGGCGCACCCGCCTGGTGGAAGGTGGAGATGAATTGGTGGCCCAGCGGGCAGCCGCGGTTCGCCCCAATGCCGAACTGCAACGGCAGCAGGCTTTTGCCGCATTGGCCAGTGAAAGCCGCCTGCTTATCCAAGCCGACGGGGCGGTCAAGATTGTTAGCCCCCAAATGCTGGGGCGAATGCACCTCGAGGAGGTGAGTCCGTTAGGCGACAACCCCTCACCGGCCCAGCTGATCTATCCCATAGCCCAGCAACCTCTGTTGTTGGCCTTCAGCGAAAGCGGCCGAGTTGCCCTATTGAGGTGGGAATTTGCCGGCCAGCTGAATGGCTCCCTCGAGAAATTTTTACCCGACAGCATGGAGGGTGAAAGGGTCGTCCAGGTGGTTCCACTTCCCACTGAAACCAGTAGCAGCATTGGTTTATTGAGTAGCGACGGGCGCTTCAAAAGGCTGTCGCTTGAAGATTTTCAGGAGCTCTCCGGCAGGGCTGCCACGGTGCTCAAGCTGAAGGAGGGGGTGTGTCTACAGCGGGCGGTGGTCTGCCGAGAAAACAGCGATTTAGTGGTGGCAAGCAGCACCGGCAGGGTGCTGCGCCTGGAGGTAAATGAAGGGAATCTGCCCCTAATGGGTAGGGCTGCCCAGGGCCCAACGCTTATGCGTCTGCTGCCGGGAGAAGCGGTGGTAGGCGCAGCCTGCGTTGGCAAATCCAGCGAAAACTCCCTTAGCAGCCTGGTGCTGGCCACCAGCTATGGCCAAATAAAACGGCTCAACTTGGACGATTGCCGCATCTGCCAGAGGGGAGATCTAGGACAAATCGGGCTGAGATTTGAACAGCGCGGTGATCAGCTAGTTGATCTCTGCGGGGCTTCATTTGGCCTGATCAGCGCAGTGGTGAGTGAAACCAGAAACATTCGCCTTAAACCCGATGAAATCGAGGCGCAAGACACCGCAGGCAGCGGCGATAATATGGGGCTTAAGGCTGGAGAACACCTACAAAGGTTGGTCCCTCTCTTAACAATCTAA